The window CGACGACGCCGACCTGGTGCTCGACTCGCACCTCGCGCACCTGCTTGACGTGGACCGGGTGGTCGTCCTGCGCGCGCATCCAGAGCGCATCCTCGAACGGCTCCGCGAGCGCGGCGAAACCGAGGCCTCGGCCGCGGAGAATGCCGAAAGCGAGGCGCTCGATGTCGTGCTCTCCGAATCCGTCGACCGCCACGGCACGACCGCCGTCCACGAGGTCGACACCACCGACCGGGACCCCGATGCGGTCGCTGACGAGGTCGCGGCGGTCGTGGCCGGCGAGCGCGACCCGGCGGTCGGTATCGTCGACTTCACGGACTACCTCGTCGGCTCGACGCTCCCGGAGCCGGGAGCGGAGGCCCCGCCAGAGGATGGAGGTGACGGCGCGTGACGCTCGACCAGTACCGCTCGACCGCGAAGCGCGTGGCGGACCCGTTCGTCTCGCTGTTCGTTCGCCTCGGCCTGACGCCGAATCAGGTGAGCGTCCTCGCGGTCGTGCTGGCGGGTGCCGCCGGGGTCGCGTTCGCGCTCGGCGGGTCGAACCCCCTGTTCTACCTGCTCGGCGCCGTGTTCGTCTTCTTCAACGGCGCGCTGGACGTGCTGGACGGTGAACTCGCACGCGAACTCGGAACCGACTCCCCGGCGGGCGACCTGCTGGACCACGTCCTCGACCGGTACGCCGACATCCTCCTGCTCGTGGGGCTGGCCGCCGGGAGCGGCCGGTACGCGCTCGGCCTCGCGGCCGTCACGGGCGTCCTGATGACCTCCTACCTCGGGACACAGGCCCAGGCCGTCGGGCTCGACCGCGTCTACGGCGGACTCGTCGGTCGGGCCGACCGCCTCGTCATCATCGGGCTCGGCGCGACGGTCGCGGCGTTCGTCACCGGCACCGTCGCGGCCGGCCCGCTCGGGCAACTGGGGGTCGTCGGTGGCCTGCTCGTGTTCTTCGCCGTCGTCGGCCATCTGACCGCACTCCAGCGGTTCTACTACTCCTATCGGGAGCTGGCATAAGTCCCATCAGGGTCAACCTTCGAGAGATACACGGCATCTTTGGCGAAAAAACCGAGGGTATCTTGAAGATCCGTTCCGCTCAGCCTCAACGATAGAGTCTCAGCTGGCGCCCGAGTTCGGCCGCGGCGGCGTGTCTGAGCGCCGTGTGGTCGCGGTCACTGACAGCCGCCGTGATATCCACGTCGGTGTCGAGGGCGTCGAATACGGCCTCGGCGGCGTCGTAGCCTGCCATCGCACCGGTGACGAGCGCGGCCGTCGCGTCCGGGAGGTCGGTGTCGGTCAGTCGCTCGCGGAGACGTGGCACGTCCGCCGAAACCTCGTCGTCGGGGCCGTATCCGGCGGCCCCGCGGATGGCGTCACCGGCCACGACCAGGGCTGCAGCGTCGACCCAGGGGTCGGTCACCTCGGCGGCGTCGCCGAGTGCTCGTTCCGCGAGCGCCGTCCCACGCCACACGTCACGCCCGGCGACTGCGAGGAAGGCGGCCCGGACCCGGTGTGTCGCCGCCGTCTCGCCTTCGGTGACCTCGCCGAGTTCGACTAGCACCCGGAGGCCGTGGTCCGGTAGCTCGTCGGCCCGGTCGAGCGCGGCCTCGTAGTCGGTAGCGGCGGCGTCCTCGTCGCCCAGTCGCCGGTTCGCGTTCCCGCGGTTGAAGTACGCTCGCGCGGCGTCGGTGCGGTCGATGGCGCGCGTGAAGTCCTCGCGGGCGTACTCGTCGGCGCCCGCCTCCGCGTACGTGTTCCCGCGCACGAGGAACGGGTGTCCGGTTCCGGCGTCGGCCGCGCGTTCGAGGTCGGCGGTGGAGGCCTCGCGCCTCCCGAGGCGGGCGCGGGCGAGGCCACGGTTGAACAGGGCTTCCCCGTTCTCGGGGTCGGCATCGAGCGCGGCGGTGTAATCAGCGACGGCGGCCTCGATGGCCGTCCGGACCTCGTCGGCGTCCGGTTCGGCCCGTGGGTCCCCCTCGTCGGAATCGGCCCGCTCCACCCGGACGTTGCCGCGGTCGGTCAGCACGCCCGCCACGAGCGCGTCGTTCCCGTCCTCGCGCGCGAGTCCGAGGGCCTCGTCGAGGTGGTCGAGGGCGCTCTCCACGTCGTCCGCGCCGAGCGCGCGGCGGGCCGCCTGCCGATGCTCGACAGTCGTCTCGGGCTCCGGGTCGGGAGCGCGGTCCGTCCCGGACCCGACCGGAGTGCCGTCGGGACCGAGCTGGTAGCTCTCGCGCTCGCCGTCGGCGTTTCCGGTCTCGTCGTCCATCGTGCCGGCGGGTCGGGGCCGGAGAGAAAGAGCGTTCCGGCGTTCCGGCAGACCGCAGATATTGCCAGATATTGACATACACTGTCTGAAACGGCAAATTTCGCACGATTTTTGGGGTCCCCCTCGATACAGCGGGTCATGAGTGACCGCGAGACGTGGACGACGCGGCTGGGATTCATCCTGGCGTCCGTCGGGAGTGCAGTGGGCCTGGGCAACATCTGGCGCTTCCCCTTCCAGACAGCGACGAACGGTGGCGCAGCCTTCCTGTTCGTCTACCTCGTCGCCGTGGTGGTCATCGGACTTCCGGCGATTCTCGCCGAGTTCGTCGTCGGCCGTCGGGCCGAGATGGATGCCATCGGCGCGTTCGACGAACTCGGCCATCCCGGCTGGCGAGCGGTCGGCGCGCTGGGGGTCTTCGCGGGCTTCTGGACCCTCTCGTACTACAGCGTCGTCGGCGGCTGGGTGATCCGGTACATCGGCCAGGCCGCGATGGGGAGCTACGGGTCGAACCCGAAGGTGTTCTTCGGCAACGTCTCGGCTGGGCCCGAGGCCGTCGCGCTCCACGCGCTGTTCATGCTGTTGGCGGTCGGTATCGTGGCCTTCGGCATCGAGGGGGGAATCGAGCGAGCGACCAAGGTGATGGTTCCGGCTATCATCCTCATCCTCGTCGGGCTCGTGGGCTACGGGGCCTCGCTCTCGGGAGCCGGCGAGGCGTACGACTACTTCCTCACGCCGGATTTCGGCGTCATCGTCGCGAACGCGCCCAGCGTGATCCCCGCAGCGGTCGGGCAGGCGCTGTTCTCGCTCTCGCTGGGCTTCGCGGTCATGATAACCTACGCCTCCTACATCGACGGTGACGAGAGCCTCCCCGTCGACGGCCTCTCCATCGCCGTGACGAACACCGCCATCGGTATCCTCGCGGGACTGGTCGTCTTCCCGCTCCTGTTCACGCAGGGCGTGGGCCCGGATACCTCCGGCCCCGGCGCCGTGTTCATCGCGCTCCCCACCGCTCTGGCCGACTTCGGAGCAGCCGGACGGGTCGTCGGTGTCGCCTTCTTCGTCGTCATCCTCATCGCCGCGCTCTCCTCGGCCATCTCGCTGCTGGAGGTCGCGGTGTCGTATCTCGTCGACACGCACGGGTTCGAGCGCAAGCGGACGACTGCCGTACTCGGTGTGCTCCTCTTCCTCCTCGGCATCCCGTCTGCCTGGGACACCGCCTGGCTGAGCTGGTTCGACAGCATCGCCGTGAACCTGCTCCTGCCCGTCGCAGTGCTCCTGCTCGTCCTGTTCGTCGGATGGGTGCTCGCTCCCGATGCCGTTGACGAACTCCGAATCGGTTCGGGAGATTCGTTCGACGACCTCGCCCCGCTGTGGCTCTGGTCGCTCCGGACCGTCGTTCTCCTCGCGGTACTGGTGACGGTCGCACTCAGCGTCACCGACCTCACCGGCGCACCGGTCTGAGCTCTCCACTGGCGGACTGGCGCACCCGGCCGTCGCCCACCGGCAGCCGCCGGACGCTCGGCGCGTCGAGCCGCGGTCCTGTCGCCGTCTGTGATATCCGTAGCCGTTCTGGTGCGGCCGTGGGCCGTACCTCGGCTGGACCGACACGAGTCCACTGGCTGACGGGTCTCCCCCAGTGCATCCCGGAACGCATTTGCGGGGGCCGGTCGTTCGCCCGCCCATGGTTCGCGTTGGCACGCATACGGCGCCAGTGACAGGGTGGTCGTCGTGGTAGACGAGGAGGACATCGAGGAGTTGCGCGAGCGCAAGCGCGAGGCCGAACTCGGCGGCGGTGAGGACCGCATCGAGAAGCAACACGAGAAGGGGAAGATGACCGCGCGCGAGCGGGTCGAGTACTTCCTCGACGACGACAGCTTCCGCGAGGTCGACACGCTCCGCGAGCACCGTTCGACCAACTTCGATATGGCCGAGAAGAAGTTCCCCGGCGATGGCGTCGTCGTCGGCTACGGGACCGTCGAGGGGCGACAGGTCGCCGTCTTCGCCCACGACTTCACCGTCCTCGGTGGCTCGCTCGGCGAGGTGTTCGCCCAGAAGGTCTGCAAGGTGATGGACCAGGCGATGGACACGGGTATCCCCATCATCGGCCTGAACGATTCGGCCGGCGCGCGCATCCAGGAGGGAATCGACTCGCTGGCCGGCTACGCCGACATCTTCCACCGCAACCAGCAGGCCTCGGGCGTCGTCCCGCAGATTTCGGCCATCATGGGTCCCTGCGCAGGCGGCGCGGTCTACTCCCCCGCCATCACGGACTTCATCCTGATGGTCGAGGAGAGCAGCCACATGTTCATCACCGGGCCGGACGTCATCGAGACGGTCACCGGTGAGGAGGTCACCTTCGACGAACTCGGTGGCACGGGCGTCCACTCCTCCGAGTCGGGCGTCGCGCACTTCACCCGGGCGGACGAGGAGGCCGCGCTCGACGACCTCCGCTACCTCCTCTCGTACCTCCCGCAGAACAACATGGAGGACCCGCCCCGCGTCGAGCCGTGGGATGACCCCGACCGCGCTGACGAGGGCCTCAACGACGTGGTCCCGTCCTCGCCACAGAAGCCGTACGACATGCACGATGTCATCGGGCGTGTCGTCGACGAGGATTCGTTCTTCGAGGTGGCCGACCGCTTCGCCCGGAACCTGCTCACCGGGTTCGCGCGCCTCGACGGGCGCTCCATCGGTGTCGTCGCCAACCAGCCCCGCGTCAACGCGGGGACGCTGGACATCGACGCCTCGGTGAAGGGCGCGCGCTTCGTCCGCTTCTGCGACGCGTTCAACATCCCCATCCTCACGTTCGTCGACGTGCCCGGCTTCATGCCCGGCAAGGACCAGGAGCACGGCGGAATCATCAAGCACGGGGCCAAACTGCTGTACGCGTTCAGCGAGGCGACCGTTCCCCTGATGACCGTCATCACGCGGAAGGCGTACGGGGGCGCGTACGACGTGATGTCCTCGAAGCACATCGGCGCCGATGTCAACTACGCGTGGCCGACCGCCGAGATCGCGGTGATGGGGCCGCAGGGCGCCGTCAACGTCCTCTACCGGAAGGAGCTCTCCGAGGCCGACGACCCCGAGGCGCGCCGGCAGGAGCTCATCGACGACTACCGCGAGACGTTCGCGAACCCGTACAAGGCGGCCGAGCGCGGCTTCGTCGACGACGTCATCGAACCCCCCGAGACGCGCCCGCGGCTGGTGCAGGACCTCGAGATGCTATCCCGCAAGCGTGCGGACACGCCCGACCGCAAGCACGGGAACATCCCGCTCTGAAATCGCTTCGACCTCCCTCTCACCTCACCGCTCTGAAGCCGTTCCGAACCATCTCTCAACGGCCATACCACCCGCTAGACGGGCGTCGGCGCCGCTCCAGCGGACGTGGTCACCGTGACATCGTCAACAACCAGACGACAGTTGGTAAACATACAACGCGTTGTTCCTGGCCGGAACCGGTACACTAAGGGGGAAGGCACTGGCACCGTCGCCTGATAATGTTCGACAAGGTTCTCGTCGCCAATCGGGGTGAAATCGCGGTTCGCGTGATGCGGGCCTGCGAGGACCTCGGTGTTGGGACGGTCGCCGTCTACAGCGAGGCCGACAAGCACTCCGGGCACGTGCGGTTCGCCGACGAAGCGTACAACGTCGGGCCCGCGCGAGCGGCCGACTCGTACCTGGACCAGGAGGCCATCGTCGAGGCCGCGCAGAAGGCCGACGCCGATGCCATCCACCCGGGCTACGGCTTCCTCGCGGAGAACGCATCGTTCGCCGAGCGCGTGGAGAACACCGACGGCATCACCTGGGTCGGCCCCGCTTCCGAGTCGATGGAGCAGCTGGGCGAGAAGACCCACGCCCGGAAGACGATGCGCGATGCCGACGTGCCCATCGTCCCGGGGACGACCGACCCCGTGGAGGACCCCGCGGAGGTCGAGGAGTTCGGCGAGGAGTACGGCTACCCCATCGCCATCAAGGCCGAGGGCGGCGGCGGCGGCCGCGGGATGAAGGTAGTCCGCGGCCCCGACGAGGCAGAGGAGAAGCTGGAGACCGCCATGCGCGAGGGGGAGGCCTACTTCGACAACGACAACGTCTACATGGAGCGGTACCTCCAGGACCCCCGCCACATCGAGGTGCAGATCATCGCGGACCACCACGGCAACGTTCGTCACATCGGCGAGCGTGACTGCTCGCTCCAGCGACGCTACCAGAAAGTCATCGAGGAGGGGCCCTCGCCGGCGCTGTCCGACGAGCTCCGCGAGGAGATCACCGAGGCCGCCCGCCGGGGCGCCGACGAGGCCGGCTACTACAACGCCGGCACGTTCGAGTTCCTCGTCGAGGAGGAGGACGACCGCGACGGCCCCGACGAGCTGCTGGGTCCGGACACGGACTTCTACTTCCTGGAGGTGAACACCCGCATCCAGGTCGAGCACTGCGTCTCCGAGGAGCTGACCGGCATCGACCTCGTGAAGTGGCAGCTTCGCGTGGCGGCCGACGAGGAGATCACCTTCGACCAGGAGGACGTGGAGCTGGACGGCCACGCCATCGAGTACCGCATCAACGCGGAGAACGCGGCCGACGATTTCGCGCCCGCCAGCGGCGGCGAACTGGAGACGTACGACACGCCGGGCGGCATCGGTGTCCGACTGGACGACGCCTCCCGGCAGGGTGACGACCTCGTCACCGACTACGACTCGATGATCGCGAAGCTCATCGTCCACGGGTCGGACCGCGAGGAGTGTATCGCCCGTTCGCGGCGCGCGCTCGCCGAGTACGACATCGAGGGCATCCCGACCATCATCCCGTTCCACCGGCTCATGCTGGAGGACGAGGCGTTCCTGAATGGGACCCACACCACGAAGTACCTCGACGAGCATATCGACCGCTCGCGCTTCGAGGAGGCCCAGGAGAAGTGGGGAACCGGGGACGCCAGCACGAGCAGCGACGAGGAGACCGTCGAGCGCGAGTTCACGGTCGAGGTCAACGGCAAGCGCTTCCAGGTCAACTTAGAGGAGAGCGCTGACGCGCTCGTCGCGGCCGGTGCCCAGGGTGGCGGCGGTGGCGGTCGCCCGTCGGGCGGCGGTGGAGGCGGCGGAGGCGGTGGTGGCTCCGGTGGCGGCGGCCAGCAGGTCACCGCCGAGGGCGAGACCATCAACGCCGAGATGCAGGGCACGGTGCTGGAGGTCAACGTCGCCGAGGGCGACGAGGTCGAAGCCGGCGACGTGGTCGTCGTGCTGGAGGCGATGAAGATGGAGAACGACATCGTCGCCGAGTTCGGCGGGACCGTCGCACAGGTCCCCGTCGAGGAGGGTCAGTCCGTCGACCAGGGTGACGTGCTGCTCGTCCTGGACTAGCGGACGGCCCTGGCTTCTGCATTATTCCCGGTTCTGTTGAGCTGTGGCACGTCTCTAGTGGATATGCTCGGAGTATGGGCTCTGAATCGGAGATAGCAGGATTAGCACAACGGTGGCCGTACGGCTCGGGACTCAGTTACCGCGTTCCCCGGACCCCGTGTCGACCGCGTCGGTCGCCTTCCGGAGTCCCTTCTCGGCCTGTTCCTTGCTCACACTGGTCCGCTTGCTGACCGTTGCCGCGAGTTCCTCCTCGTGGCCCTCGACGAGTCCGAGCAGCCGCTTGAGTTTC of the Haloglomus salinum genome contains:
- a CDS encoding adenylate kinase family protein; its protein translation is MRVAVTGTPGTGKTTATRLLAERDGFDFDVVHLNDIVREEGLVESTDEARDSLVVDLDAVREWLVDEYDDADLVLDSHLAHLLDVDRVVVLRAHPERILERLRERGETEASAAENAESEALDVVLSESVDRHGTTAVHEVDTTDRDPDAVADEVAAVVAGERDPAVGIVDFTDYLVGSTLPEPGAEAPPEDGGDGA
- a CDS encoding CDP-alcohol phosphatidyltransferase family protein, with product MTLDQYRSTAKRVADPFVSLFVRLGLTPNQVSVLAVVLAGAAGVAFALGGSNPLFYLLGAVFVFFNGALDVLDGELARELGTDSPAGDLLDHVLDRYADILLLVGLAAGSGRYALGLAAVTGVLMTSYLGTQAQAVGLDRVYGGLVGRADRLVIIGLGATVAAFVTGTVAAGPLGQLGVVGGLLVFFAVVGHLTALQRFYYSYRELA
- a CDS encoding sodium-dependent transporter, translated to MSDRETWTTRLGFILASVGSAVGLGNIWRFPFQTATNGGAAFLFVYLVAVVVIGLPAILAEFVVGRRAEMDAIGAFDELGHPGWRAVGALGVFAGFWTLSYYSVVGGWVIRYIGQAAMGSYGSNPKVFFGNVSAGPEAVALHALFMLLAVGIVAFGIEGGIERATKVMVPAIILILVGLVGYGASLSGAGEAYDYFLTPDFGVIVANAPSVIPAAVGQALFSLSLGFAVMITYASYIDGDESLPVDGLSIAVTNTAIGILAGLVVFPLLFTQGVGPDTSGPGAVFIALPTALADFGAAGRVVGVAFFVVILIAALSSAISLLEVAVSYLVDTHGFERKRTTAVLGVLLFLLGIPSAWDTAWLSWFDSIAVNLLLPVAVLLLVLFVGWVLAPDAVDELRIGSGDSFDDLAPLWLWSLRTVVLLAVLVTVALSVTDLTGAPV
- a CDS encoding acyl-CoA carboxylase subunit beta; translation: MVDEEDIEELRERKREAELGGGEDRIEKQHEKGKMTARERVEYFLDDDSFREVDTLREHRSTNFDMAEKKFPGDGVVVGYGTVEGRQVAVFAHDFTVLGGSLGEVFAQKVCKVMDQAMDTGIPIIGLNDSAGARIQEGIDSLAGYADIFHRNQQASGVVPQISAIMGPCAGGAVYSPAITDFILMVEESSHMFITGPDVIETVTGEEVTFDELGGTGVHSSESGVAHFTRADEEAALDDLRYLLSYLPQNNMEDPPRVEPWDDPDRADEGLNDVVPSSPQKPYDMHDVIGRVVDEDSFFEVADRFARNLLTGFARLDGRSIGVVANQPRVNAGTLDIDASVKGARFVRFCDAFNIPILTFVDVPGFMPGKDQEHGGIIKHGAKLLYAFSEATVPLMTVITRKAYGGAYDVMSSKHIGADVNYAWPTAEIAVMGPQGAVNVLYRKELSEADDPEARRQELIDDYRETFANPYKAAERGFVDDVIEPPETRPRLVQDLEMLSRKRADTPDRKHGNIPL
- a CDS encoding acetyl/propionyl/methylcrotonyl-CoA carboxylase subunit alpha, whose translation is MFDKVLVANRGEIAVRVMRACEDLGVGTVAVYSEADKHSGHVRFADEAYNVGPARAADSYLDQEAIVEAAQKADADAIHPGYGFLAENASFAERVENTDGITWVGPASESMEQLGEKTHARKTMRDADVPIVPGTTDPVEDPAEVEEFGEEYGYPIAIKAEGGGGGRGMKVVRGPDEAEEKLETAMREGEAYFDNDNVYMERYLQDPRHIEVQIIADHHGNVRHIGERDCSLQRRYQKVIEEGPSPALSDELREEITEAARRGADEAGYYNAGTFEFLVEEEDDRDGPDELLGPDTDFYFLEVNTRIQVEHCVSEELTGIDLVKWQLRVAADEEITFDQEDVELDGHAIEYRINAENAADDFAPASGGELETYDTPGGIGVRLDDASRQGDDLVTDYDSMIAKLIVHGSDREECIARSRRALAEYDIEGIPTIIPFHRLMLEDEAFLNGTHTTKYLDEHIDRSRFEEAQEKWGTGDASTSSDEETVEREFTVEVNGKRFQVNLEESADALVAAGAQGGGGGGRPSGGGGGGGGGGGSGGGGQQVTAEGETINAEMQGTVLEVNVAEGDEVEAGDVVVVLEAMKMENDIVAEFGGTVAQVPVEEGQSVDQGDVLLVLD